A section of the Festucalex cinctus isolate MCC-2025b chromosome 7, RoL_Fcin_1.0, whole genome shotgun sequence genome encodes:
- the fkbp14 gene encoding peptidyl-prolyl cis-trans isomerase FKBP14 isoform X1 — MNMILRIDLQTSRGRLVSSFNTMILFSICSLLSFVTMLAHGGKLPDPEVKIEVLHKPLLCHRKTKYGDMLLVHYEGYLHSNGTMFHSSRLEGDKNPVWFTLGTREVILGWDKGLQNMCTGERRKLTVPPSLAYGKERKGKIPPGSTLLFDIELIDIRNGPRSHDSFREMDLNDDWKLSKQEVKVYLEKEFAKHGYSPNDTHNEAMVEDIFKNEDEDKDGFISAREFTYEHDEL, encoded by the exons ATGAATATGATTTTAAGAATTGATTTGCAAACATCCAGAGGACGCCTTGTAAGTTCATTTAACACAATgattttgttttccatttgctCGTTATTATCGTTTGTAACTATGCTCGCTCATGGAGGCAAACTACCCGACCCTGAAGTCAAAATTGAAGTTCTCCATAAACCTCTCTTGTGTCATCGTAAGACAAAATATGGCGATATGCTTCTTGTGCATTACGAGGGATACTTGCACAGCAATGGCACTATGTTTCACTCAAG CCGCCTTGAAGGTGATAAAAATCCAGTGTGGTTCACACTTGGGACCCGAGAGGTGATCCTGGGTTGGGACAAGGGTCTGCAGAACATGTGCACAGGAGAGCGCCGGAAACTGACTGTCCCTCCGTCTCTGGCCTATGGGAAAGAAAGGAAAG GCAAGATCCCGCCAGGCAGCACCCTGCTTTTTGACATCGAGCTCATCGATATCCGCAATGGGCCGAGGTCGCACGATTCTTTCCGAGAGATGGATCTTAATGATGACTGGAAGCTTTCCAAGCAGGAG GTGAAGGTGTACCTGGAGAAGGAGTTTGCGAAACACGGCTACTCGCCAAACGACACCCATAACGAAGCGATGGtggaggacatcttcaaaaacgAGGACGAGGATAAAGACGGTTTCATCTCGGCCAGGGAATTCACTTATGAACACGATGAACTATGA
- the plekha8 gene encoding pleckstrin homology domain-containing family A member 8 isoform X2, with protein MATNTSTMEGILHKWTNYISGWQPRWFVLDGGTLSYYDSQEDAWKGCKGSIKISVCEIQVHSSDSTRLDLTIPGEQYFYLRAINAAERQKWLVALGTAKACLTDNRTKREKELQENTEALKTKMSELRLYCDLLLQQVNKIKDDDDELGEAADTGIDAGDLVKSTCTTFLKTLEECMQIANRTFTPDAPKQSPPASPPIAAIKPQKVKSVNHLNQRRGEKWKDLPETDVRSHDTRSLDSGTEAADEPDGPERQTSPSDTHTANGGNLMQEEQASPSPPASPSTSQAKTDEDEEQRETHKRDQSTASGGEQQPQQEALPDGDQADCDEDLFKDSSEPEELVDTFFSTMSHRQTWPHRLCASENGLCGKHQEDQSKADVGPGQLPHAAVHRAARGARAGGSGAQLGHRGSSVAPTGAQVPQGVPVAGQRGRARHPRSAQSRLRQDSSPVSRMGC; from the exons ATGGCAACGAACACCTCGACGATGGAGGGGATACTACACAAGTGGACCAATTACATAAGCG GGTGGCAACCTCGCTGGTTTGTGCTTGACGGAGGAACTTTGTCCTACTATGACTCTCAAGAGGATGCTTGGAAAGGCTGCAAGGGGAGCATTAAAATCTCAGTTTGTGAAATTCAAG TTCATTCGTCCGACTCCACACGGCTTGACCTGACCATTCCCGGAGAGCAGTACTTCTATCTGAGAGCCATCAATGCAGCAGAGAGGCAAAAATGGCTGGTAGCTCTGGGAACAGCCAAAGCTTGCCTGACAGACAACCGAACGAAAAGAGAGAAGG AACTCCAGGAGAACACTGAAGCGTTAAAGACAAAAATGTCCGAGCTCAGGTTGTACTGTGACCTTCTTCTTCAACAAGTGAACAAAATCAAAGACGATGACGACGAACTTGGCGAGGCAGCAGAC ACGGGCATTGACGCGGGCGACCTGGTGAAGTCGACGTGCACCACTTTCCTCAAGACCCTCGAGGAGTGCATGCAGATCGCCAATCGGACGTTCACGCCAGACGCGCCCAAGCAGAGCCCGCCGGCGTCGCCCCCCATCGCCGCCATCAAACCTCAGAAG GTGAAATCTGTCAATCACTTAAATCAGCGCCGTGGAGAAAA GTGGAAAGATTTGCCAGAAACAGACGTGAGGTCACACGACACCCGTAGCCTTGACTCTGGCACAGAAGCAGCAGATGAACCAGACGGACCAGAACGGCAAACTTCCCCTTCAG ACACGCACACAGCCAACGGCGGCAACTTGATGCAGGAGGAGCAAGCGTCTCCTTCTCCTCCCGCATCCCCGAGTACCTCTCAGGCTAAAACCGATGAAGACGAGGAGCAAAGGGAGACTCACAAGAGGGACCAAAGCACGGCGAGCGGCGGTGAGCAGCAGCCTCAGCAGGAAGCACTTCCTGACGGAGACCAGGCCGACTGCGACGAAGACCTATTCAAGGATTCCTCTGAGCCAGAAGAGCTAGTGGATACTTTTTTCAGCACGATGAGTCACAG ACAAACTTGGCCCCACCGTCTTTGCGCCAGTGAAAATGGACTTTGTGGGAAACATCAAG AAGATCAATCAAAAGCTGATGTCGGACCCGGCCAGCTTCCCCACGCTGCAGTCCATCGTGCTGCACGAGGTGCACGCGCAGGTGGCTCAGGTGCGCAACTCGGCCACCGAGGCTCTTCTGTGGCTCCGACGGGGGCTCAAGTTCCTCAAGGAGTTCCTGTCGCAGGTCAACGCGGGCGAGCGAGACATCCACGGAGCGCTCA ATCACGCTTACGGCAAGACTCTTCGCCAGTATCACGGATGGGTTGTTAG
- the fkbp14 gene encoding peptidyl-prolyl cis-trans isomerase FKBP14 isoform X2: MNMILRIDLQTSRGRLTKYGDMLLVHYEGYLHSNGTMFHSSRLEGDKNPVWFTLGTREVILGWDKGLQNMCTGERRKLTVPPSLAYGKERKGKIPPGSTLLFDIELIDIRNGPRSHDSFREMDLNDDWKLSKQEVKVYLEKEFAKHGYSPNDTHNEAMVEDIFKNEDEDKDGFISAREFTYEHDEL, from the exons ATGAATATGATTTTAAGAATTGATTTGCAAACATCCAGAGGACGCCTT ACAAAATATGGCGATATGCTTCTTGTGCATTACGAGGGATACTTGCACAGCAATGGCACTATGTTTCACTCAAG CCGCCTTGAAGGTGATAAAAATCCAGTGTGGTTCACACTTGGGACCCGAGAGGTGATCCTGGGTTGGGACAAGGGTCTGCAGAACATGTGCACAGGAGAGCGCCGGAAACTGACTGTCCCTCCGTCTCTGGCCTATGGGAAAGAAAGGAAAG GCAAGATCCCGCCAGGCAGCACCCTGCTTTTTGACATCGAGCTCATCGATATCCGCAATGGGCCGAGGTCGCACGATTCTTTCCGAGAGATGGATCTTAATGATGACTGGAAGCTTTCCAAGCAGGAG GTGAAGGTGTACCTGGAGAAGGAGTTTGCGAAACACGGCTACTCGCCAAACGACACCCATAACGAAGCGATGGtggaggacatcttcaaaaacgAGGACGAGGATAAAGACGGTTTCATCTCGGCCAGGGAATTCACTTATGAACACGATGAACTATGA
- the colq gene encoding uncharacterized protein colq isoform X1, with protein MSGGMTPLAHGLYLTLCFYYGLAQSSFLDSFSSFPAALTPQEQHRKLNPCCLVSPPPPPLFPPPPSLWRRHAHDGESESPSEGKGSNCVRGPPGPIGPPGPQGPPGLPGIAGAKGEKGEIGRPGQKGRTGPPGFPGKQGPVGWPGPSGPKGEKGDPGLMGLPGGRGPIGPRGLPGYKGEKGSRGEHGGRGSKGDKGTMGFPGMLGQKGEMGPKGEPGVSGNRGPTGRPGKRGKQGVKGDSGGDGPRGPAGPQGSPGLPGPPGPPVTGLHMVGNKGARGPPGQPGQCSCSSLSGSLLEDYHSRGKPQNLKVPAIFVVSNEEELERLHTENAFAFRKDQRSLYFKDADGWFPVQTFPFQMTAFQSMENPPDDDGYCGDGIVQRKGGEECDDRNKVVTDTCVKCKHAYCGDGYRREGAEECDGKDFGYQTCHSYLPGSYGHLKCTPNCAIDSTNCKYFT; from the exons ATGAGCGGCGGCATGACTCCTCTCGCGCATGGACTCTATCTGACTCTGTGCTTTTACTATGGCCTGGCACAGTCGTCGTTCCTGGACAGCTTTAGTTCATTCCCGGCAG CGCTCACTCCCCAGGAGCAGCACAGGAAGTTGAACCCATGCTGTTTAGTGAGTCCGCCTCCACCCCCGCTCTTCCCTCCGCCTCCTTCACTTTGGCGCCGCCACGCTCAT GATGGTGAGTCGGAGTCTCCATCTGAAGGTAAAGGTTCCAACTGTGTCCGTGGCCCCCCCGGACCCATTGGACCCCCGGGACCTCAG GGTCCACCGGGATTACCAGGTATTGCAGGAGCCAAAGGAGAAAAG GGAGAAATCGGAAGACCTGGACAAAAG GGTCGGACTGGTCCACCTGGGTTTCCCGGAAAGCAGGGACCAGTTGGATGGCCGGGACCAAGTGGGCCCAAA GGAGAGAAAGGTGATCCTGGTCTAATGGGTTTACCTGGTGGGAGAGGACCAATTGGACCCAGG GGTTTACCTGGGTATAAAGGTGAAAAG GGTTCACGAGGGGAACATGGTGGGAGAGGCTCCAAAGGTGACAAA GGCACAATGGGTTTCCCTGGAATGCTAGGACAGAAA ggtGAAATGGGTCCAAAAGGAGAACCCGGCGTTTCAGGAAACAGAGGACCCACTGGTCGACCAGGCAAGAGAGGCAAACAG GGAGTGAAAGGAGACTCGGGCGGTGACGGTCCAAGGGGGCCTGCAGGTCCACAGGGATCCCCCGGACTTCCTGGTCCTCCCGGTCCTCCTGTTACAG GACTTCACATGGTTGGAAACAAAGGTGCCCGCGGGCCACCCGGGCAGCCTGGACAGTGTAGCTGCAGCTCTCTCAGCGGGTCTCTGTTAGAAGATTATCACTCCAGGGGGAAGCCACAAAATCTCAAAGTACCTGCG ATCTTTGTGGTGAGCAACGAGGAGGAGCTGGAACGTCTTCACACAGAGAACGCTTTTGCGTTCCGCAAAGATCAGCGGTCTCTCTACTTCAAAGACGCCGACGGCTGGTTTCCAGTTCAG ACATTCCCGTTCCAGATGACAGCGTTCCAGTCGATGGAGAACCCGCCTGATGACGATGGTTACTGCGGCGACGGCATTGTGCAGCGCAAAGGCGGCGAGGAATGCGACGACAGGAACAAAGTCGTCACTGACACCTGCGTCA AGTGTAAACATGCCTACTGCGGCGACGGATATCGCCGTGAGGGCGCTGAGGAATGTGACGGGAAAGACTTCGGCTACCAGACGTGCCATTCATACCTGCCAGG GTCATACGGTCACCTGAAGTGCACGCCGAACTGCGCTATCGATTCCACAAACTGCAAGTACTTCACCTGA
- the colq gene encoding uncharacterized protein colq isoform X2: MSGGMTPLAHGLYLTLCFYYGLAQSSFLDSFSSFPAALTPQEQHRKLNPCCLVSPPPPPLFPPPPSLWRRHAHDGESESPSEGKGSNCVRGPPGPIGPPGPQGPPGLPGIAGAKGEKGEIGRPGQKGRTGPPGFPGKQGPVGWPGPSGPKGEKGDPGLMGLPGGRGPIGPRGLPGYKGEKGSRGEHGGRGSKGDKGTMGFPGMLGQKGEMGPKGEPGVSGNRGPTGRPGKRGKQGVKGDSGGDGPRGPAGPQGSPGLPGPPGPPVTGLHMVGNKGARGPPGQPGQCSCSSLSGSLLEDYHSRGKPQNLKVPAIFVVSNEEELERLHTENAFAFRKDQRSLYFKDADGWFPVQMTAFQSMENPPDDDGYCGDGIVQRKGGEECDDRNKVVTDTCVKCKHAYCGDGYRREGAEECDGKDFGYQTCHSYLPGSYGHLKCTPNCAIDSTNCKYFT; the protein is encoded by the exons ATGAGCGGCGGCATGACTCCTCTCGCGCATGGACTCTATCTGACTCTGTGCTTTTACTATGGCCTGGCACAGTCGTCGTTCCTGGACAGCTTTAGTTCATTCCCGGCAG CGCTCACTCCCCAGGAGCAGCACAGGAAGTTGAACCCATGCTGTTTAGTGAGTCCGCCTCCACCCCCGCTCTTCCCTCCGCCTCCTTCACTTTGGCGCCGCCACGCTCAT GATGGTGAGTCGGAGTCTCCATCTGAAGGTAAAGGTTCCAACTGTGTCCGTGGCCCCCCCGGACCCATTGGACCCCCGGGACCTCAG GGTCCACCGGGATTACCAGGTATTGCAGGAGCCAAAGGAGAAAAG GGAGAAATCGGAAGACCTGGACAAAAG GGTCGGACTGGTCCACCTGGGTTTCCCGGAAAGCAGGGACCAGTTGGATGGCCGGGACCAAGTGGGCCCAAA GGAGAGAAAGGTGATCCTGGTCTAATGGGTTTACCTGGTGGGAGAGGACCAATTGGACCCAGG GGTTTACCTGGGTATAAAGGTGAAAAG GGTTCACGAGGGGAACATGGTGGGAGAGGCTCCAAAGGTGACAAA GGCACAATGGGTTTCCCTGGAATGCTAGGACAGAAA ggtGAAATGGGTCCAAAAGGAGAACCCGGCGTTTCAGGAAACAGAGGACCCACTGGTCGACCAGGCAAGAGAGGCAAACAG GGAGTGAAAGGAGACTCGGGCGGTGACGGTCCAAGGGGGCCTGCAGGTCCACAGGGATCCCCCGGACTTCCTGGTCCTCCCGGTCCTCCTGTTACAG GACTTCACATGGTTGGAAACAAAGGTGCCCGCGGGCCACCCGGGCAGCCTGGACAGTGTAGCTGCAGCTCTCTCAGCGGGTCTCTGTTAGAAGATTATCACTCCAGGGGGAAGCCACAAAATCTCAAAGTACCTGCG ATCTTTGTGGTGAGCAACGAGGAGGAGCTGGAACGTCTTCACACAGAGAACGCTTTTGCGTTCCGCAAAGATCAGCGGTCTCTCTACTTCAAAGACGCCGACGGCTGGTTTCCAGTTCAG ATGACAGCGTTCCAGTCGATGGAGAACCCGCCTGATGACGATGGTTACTGCGGCGACGGCATTGTGCAGCGCAAAGGCGGCGAGGAATGCGACGACAGGAACAAAGTCGTCACTGACACCTGCGTCA AGTGTAAACATGCCTACTGCGGCGACGGATATCGCCGTGAGGGCGCTGAGGAATGTGACGGGAAAGACTTCGGCTACCAGACGTGCCATTCATACCTGCCAGG GTCATACGGTCACCTGAAGTGCACGCCGAACTGCGCTATCGATTCCACAAACTGCAAGTACTTCACCTGA
- the plekha8 gene encoding pleckstrin homology domain-containing family A member 8 isoform X1 — MATNTSTMEGILHKWTNYISGWQPRWFVLDGGTLSYYDSQEDAWKGCKGSIKISVCEIQVHSSDSTRLDLTIPGEQYFYLRAINAAERQKWLVALGTAKACLTDNRTKREKELQENTEALKTKMSELRLYCDLLLQQVNKIKDDDDELGEAADTGIDAGDLVKSTCTTFLKTLEECMQIANRTFTPDAPKQSPPASPPIAAIKPQKVKSVNHLNQRRGEKWKDLPETDVRSHDTRSLDSGTEAADEPDGPERQTSPSDTHTANGGNLMQEEQASPSPPASPSTSQAKTDEDEEQRETHKRDQSTASGGEQQPQQEALPDGDQADCDEDLFKDSSEPEELVDTFFSTMSHRFSDLKLDEDNGIPTQEFLDSCYAIVPVLDKLGPTVFAPVKMDFVGNIKKINQKLMSDPASFPTLQSIVLHEVHAQVAQVRNSATEALLWLRRGLKFLKEFLSQVNAGERDIHGALNHAYGKTLRQYHGWVVRGVFALALRAAPSYQSFTAALVSTEGDELKSGFASGMQRDLSLYLPAMERQLAILDALYEQYNLESDEVV, encoded by the exons ATGGCAACGAACACCTCGACGATGGAGGGGATACTACACAAGTGGACCAATTACATAAGCG GGTGGCAACCTCGCTGGTTTGTGCTTGACGGAGGAACTTTGTCCTACTATGACTCTCAAGAGGATGCTTGGAAAGGCTGCAAGGGGAGCATTAAAATCTCAGTTTGTGAAATTCAAG TTCATTCGTCCGACTCCACACGGCTTGACCTGACCATTCCCGGAGAGCAGTACTTCTATCTGAGAGCCATCAATGCAGCAGAGAGGCAAAAATGGCTGGTAGCTCTGGGAACAGCCAAAGCTTGCCTGACAGACAACCGAACGAAAAGAGAGAAGG AACTCCAGGAGAACACTGAAGCGTTAAAGACAAAAATGTCCGAGCTCAGGTTGTACTGTGACCTTCTTCTTCAACAAGTGAACAAAATCAAAGACGATGACGACGAACTTGGCGAGGCAGCAGAC ACGGGCATTGACGCGGGCGACCTGGTGAAGTCGACGTGCACCACTTTCCTCAAGACCCTCGAGGAGTGCATGCAGATCGCCAATCGGACGTTCACGCCAGACGCGCCCAAGCAGAGCCCGCCGGCGTCGCCCCCCATCGCCGCCATCAAACCTCAGAAG GTGAAATCTGTCAATCACTTAAATCAGCGCCGTGGAGAAAA GTGGAAAGATTTGCCAGAAACAGACGTGAGGTCACACGACACCCGTAGCCTTGACTCTGGCACAGAAGCAGCAGATGAACCAGACGGACCAGAACGGCAAACTTCCCCTTCAG ACACGCACACAGCCAACGGCGGCAACTTGATGCAGGAGGAGCAAGCGTCTCCTTCTCCTCCCGCATCCCCGAGTACCTCTCAGGCTAAAACCGATGAAGACGAGGAGCAAAGGGAGACTCACAAGAGGGACCAAAGCACGGCGAGCGGCGGTGAGCAGCAGCCTCAGCAGGAAGCACTTCCTGACGGAGACCAGGCCGACTGCGACGAAGACCTATTCAAGGATTCCTCTGAGCCAGAAGAGCTAGTGGATACTTTTTTCAGCACGATGAGTCACAG ATTTAGTGATTTAAAGCTGGATGAGGACAATGGCATCCCCACGCAAGAGTTTTTGGACTCATGCTATGCAATAGTGCCCGTATTAG ACAAACTTGGCCCCACCGTCTTTGCGCCAGTGAAAATGGACTTTGTGGGAAACATCAAG AAGATCAATCAAAAGCTGATGTCGGACCCGGCCAGCTTCCCCACGCTGCAGTCCATCGTGCTGCACGAGGTGCACGCGCAGGTGGCTCAGGTGCGCAACTCGGCCACCGAGGCTCTTCTGTGGCTCCGACGGGGGCTCAAGTTCCTCAAGGAGTTCCTGTCGCAGGTCAACGCGGGCGAGCGAGACATCCACGGAGCGCTCA ATCACGCTTACGGCAAGACTCTTCGCCAGTATCACGGATGGGTTGTTAGGGGAGTTTTTGCG tTGGCACTGCGAGCCGCCCCGTCCTATCAGAGCTTCACGGCCGCCTTGGTGTCGACGGAAGGCGACGAGCTGAAGAGCGGCTTCGCCAGCGGCATGCAAAGAGACCTCAGCCTCTATCTGCCGGCCATGGAAAGGCAACTGGCCATCCTGGACGCCCTCTACGAGCAGTACAACCTGGAGTCGGACGAGGTCGTCTAA
- the fkbp14 gene encoding peptidyl-prolyl cis-trans isomerase FKBP14 isoform X3: protein MCTGERRKLTVPPSLAYGKERKGKIPPGSTLLFDIELIDIRNGPRSHDSFREMDLNDDWKLSKQEVKVYLEKEFAKHGYSPNDTHNEAMVEDIFKNEDEDKDGFISAREFTYEHDEL, encoded by the exons ATGTGCACAGGAGAGCGCCGGAAACTGACTGTCCCTCCGTCTCTGGCCTATGGGAAAGAAAGGAAAG GCAAGATCCCGCCAGGCAGCACCCTGCTTTTTGACATCGAGCTCATCGATATCCGCAATGGGCCGAGGTCGCACGATTCTTTCCGAGAGATGGATCTTAATGATGACTGGAAGCTTTCCAAGCAGGAG GTGAAGGTGTACCTGGAGAAGGAGTTTGCGAAACACGGCTACTCGCCAAACGACACCCATAACGAAGCGATGGtggaggacatcttcaaaaacgAGGACGAGGATAAAGACGGTTTCATCTCGGCCAGGGAATTCACTTATGAACACGATGAACTATGA